The sequence AGGTTTAATTCTTTTCAGCCTCATTTCTTGATAGAGTGGTTTGCAAGATTCAATACACGTCTTCAGAATGGGTGGCAGGGTTGAAAGGTCACACGAACCAAGCGACGATAAGTTATAGTCAAATCCACAACTGTTGAGGGCGTCGTCGTACATGAAAGTGGCATCCTGTAGTGGCTCCGGCCATCGCTCTACTTTTTCCTTGCCTTGGTTCCATGACAGCATACTCTCGGAGTatttaataccaactttgtcaCAATATTTACGAAGAATTTGTCCCGGGAAACGTACAAGATCATCGGAATCAATAATTATCGGCGGTTGTTTCAGCTTATTTATGACGTGTACATAAAATTCGTAGAGCTCCTGGACACCTGACATCTGTACGGCCCTCTCCTCCGGGTGGCGTGATTCAGTCCCGCAGAATGCTTTGTACAGAGACGCGATTGACTTTTCGGGATTTCTAATCAAGAACGTGTGTTTAAATCCACGAGGGATAAGATTGAAATTGCCCTGGAGGCTAAATGCCATGTCTTTTGAGAACACAACTGACATATCAGGGTTACATGTTTCAAATGTCGTCTTGACGGCACCATAACTGTACTCCGGCCACTCATCCTCGTCATCGTCGCCGATTTCATCGCCGAAAAGATACGACGTGTAATACAATTCGTGATAAACGGCAGTGTGTTTttgtgttgccatggcaaaCTCTACAGGTACGGAACGAGTTCGAGGATATGTCCACAGAGCCACACGAGTTGGGCCACCTGCAATATCGTTAACACTTGCCATTTATGTTGCCTTTTTACCTGCCGacgataaaaacaaaagaaaattatgaaattggGTTGCGAGCGCTCTTTACACAAAAATTGCCAATTGTATCATCACAAAAGTCCGCCGCCTCTGTATTTTGTCTGTATCTATATCTCTGTCCTCTGTATTTGTCTATCATCATGTCTTGCTCTGTGTGGCTCTCCCTcaacttgtctgtctgtctgtctgtctgtctgtctgtctgtctgtctgtcatgtctATATCCCTGTCCctctctgtatgtttgtctcTTTCTCTCACTATCTGTCTCTTTTGCCACTATTCCGTGGCATCGAATCTCTTCTCACAGGGTGATCATGAAGAGAGGTCTTCGAAGCCGTGGATAGCCTCTAAAACTGCACCATACTGTCAATCAAATAAAGTTGTCTTGTACTTAGCAATAAATGAAACTATTTGTTTGGCATATAACTTCCATTACGCCTCGCAACATGTTCAAACTCAATCCATACTACAAGAATTAACAATTTTGCAATATGAATGGTAATTAATAACATGCCAATCAAATGCCACTTTTGTCGGTAATTGGATAGGTTTGAATAGGGCGCAACACGATTACAGGATCCCCATTAACGACCTCCAGTGACAGGGTGACCCGGTGACCCGACATTGTGTCACCCCGGACAAGCCGATACAATTGACGAGTAATGGCATATCGTATTAACATAGCAAGACGTATTACAGTCACCTGCATGGAATATTAAACGGTTACTTTACGAGAAGTCATGACTTTTTGACCTCGTATTTATATGTTCATGATATCCCAAACcaatggtttatttatttagctGATTTTATAGCATGTTTCCCATGAAAGTGGTCCCATCCAATAAGTCTGCTAGTATAAATTATAGTCCGTGAATAGAATACTAATGCAACGTGTGCATGATTTCGTTCCTATAGCCTCTATCTTTATCCACATAGTCCTCCATTTTCAGGCAATCAAataccatgtatatatatatatatatatatatatatatatatatatatatatatatatatatatatatatatatatatatatatatatatatatgtatattgccATTCTGCCATGTTCAAAATTCAGAATGGCACAAGCTGTatcaaagtggccatatcgatgacgattgggtatttattttggatttttaatttattaaacaattttatcatgacatcctacttgaaaaatcaatgtgaaacaacatatgccaagtctgtgtttgtaactcaatacattgcaaaaagctataaaaaaaaaaccaacaaaaaaacaccctgtaaattgtttgttattgtacgtacaataacaaatattttgcacattttattaatcttttttgcaatttattgtgttacaaacacaaacttggcatatgttgtttcacgttgattttttcaagtagaaagtcagcataaaattgttctataaattaaaaatccgaaataaatacccaatccccaTCCATATGACCAATTGTCTTAAGTCATTATTAGAATAGTTTATTACATTGCTAGTAGGACTTTCCTCgacattttttatatgtataattaattaCGTCATCGTATCGTCCATAATTTATAGATCGTTGATAGTGTACAGCAATATTCTTCAGTatggcctaataaaaaaattgtgtggttccgattacattcaattttaaaataggtggggtaggtacattttttttaattatatttttttctgtgtgagtgtctagttcaggttttcgattgttttccaaatggtctctgtgttgtttatttcttcctatcagatgtacaaccattacagattggaagaacagttttttattatctttttaatttggtgtcagtttccgtatgcactatttctcatgagacttcacaatttttgcgattttcttatttttttctcggatatatataaaaaatgtttagggtcggcagtgaaaagctaggtgggggtcgggtaactggaaccaaacaatttagGCCTAAGCAGAATACTGTGGGTATGTTTGAATTTATTATGCAGCAGAAAGTACGCCCAAAAAGTCAGCTCATGCCCCTTTAAGACTAATTCGCTATCGCAAGTTTTTACTTCTCTGAGTATTTACAAGTAAATTGATAAAAAACAGCATTTTCCGGATACCACCGTTTTCCTTATTTTTGTAGCAATTTACAACACAATGATGTGCGCATGCGTTGTGATCTTAAATGTCCTTGGCGGTTTTATTCCCACCGCACTGTAAGTGTCTATTGATATCATATATCTTCGCCACGTGCCAGACACATATATATGACTTTATATATTTTAAGAATAACAACCTATGAACTATTAACGCAGTGAAGAATTCATATTTTACCGGTTTGTCAAAAGAAATGCTAGCGTTCGATTCGCGATACTTGAATTGAATTAGCAAGGTATTATGTAACCTTATTACACGATACAACATGTGAACGTGTAAAGAGTTACGATGTCGGACATGTTACGACTTTTATATCGCCCTAACATGTCGTCAATGGTTGAAGCTAGCTGTTCAAACACGATTTCTGGGTCATTGGATATGACTTCTTAGCTTATGGCATACTGTGGCCTAATTCATTACAATTCAGACCCGATCGATTCGATTGTTTTCGTTCACACTGTGGTAGAGTTATGATGGGCGTTGACCAGCGATGCCTTTACACGCATTGTCTACCAGCAACAGGTAATAAGCTTATTACCCGTCCTTTTTGCGAACAACTGTTCGCCAGATTTACACAAATGACTACAAAATGGCTGACCTGTATGCTCAGGAGGCAGTTTACTCGATACAAAATCCAAGTGTCTGTGTGAATAGTGTGTGTTCGTACACGGTTTTGTTGACTACGGTATTGTACTGTGCTAACCGGGTATCAGGGCTTAGGCGATCGATATGATTGCTATGAAAACATCAAAGTGCACCACACATTAAATATCTCAATCACTCGGACTCACCTGTCTTTTACTACGTGAAACAGTCTGTATATAAACACTCAGCAATGATCAACCCTGGATTGTGACAGCTGGCTTCGTAGCTTTTGCGGCGTCTGAACGCAGAAACGATGACACCATACAGTCCGACACTGCAGGCCTTGCATATTTTAAAGAGTGGAATGTGCCTCGTGAAGACTCGTTTGCTGTCAGTACacagtatgcaaatgatatcgCATTCAAGCTCTTTCAGGTGTAACGGCCCGGTCAAATGCTGGTAGGCATGGTACATCTTGCGGTATGGCTGTAATGTAGCGATGCTAccaaataattatgtatgtgtagTGACATTCCAGTATGTAGCCTTGTTTTCTGGAGACACGCTATGATGTCgaggttgtcatggtaacagaatCATTACTAGTATGTCCAgacgtgttttttttaaagtaacgCTCTATTGTTTGCGAGCTGTACAGTGCTGttaattttttgaagaaaaaataagTTTTCTTGAGGATACAcgaaaggtcaagggtcaaccAGGTCCCTGGTTACGCGATCTATTTTTGGAGACTGAAGTCGCAATGTTTGTCAATTACATTAAATGGGTGAGAATTGGTATTTATTCGGATTTGTAGTTAGTAAAATAAGTTATTCTACTTTGCCACTTCAAAAACACAGTGTAAAATAGAATTGACAAAGTGCatataaactgaaaaaaaaagtttgttatttattaGTGTTTCTTTTGTGTACTATTCCGCCACGGTTTTGAAGCCTAATAAAAACAGTTGATTGCTTGCACTTACCTGACCCCTGACCCCTGACCCCTGACCCCACTTAGATTTTCACACCGACCCTGAActttgtttacgtattcgagaaaatttttgaataaaatcgcgaagtctcgcaagaaataatggatgcggaaactgacctcaacttaaaaagacaatataaaactgtctgtaatggctgtacatctgattggaagaaaccaataacacagagaccatatagaaaacaacggaaaacataactacctgaactagactctcacatatgaagaaaaaaaaataaaaaaaaaaataaaaaaaaatatacctactccacctattctaatattgaatgtaatcggaaccacacattgtTTTTACGCCTAATGGAAGTAACATAGAGATGTACTGGAAATGAAAGTCTCCATTTGCATAACCTTACAACATACATGCAtttgcatttatatatatatatatatatatatatatatatatatatatatatatatatatatatatatatatatatatatatatatatatatatatatatatatatatatatatatatatatatgaatgtctgatgatcgcactatgcgtgaaagagttccagtactaccaaaactattacgctctgccactgcggtatagagcactgtcttagcagattgatactcatcgagttatatatatatatatatatatatatatatatatatatatatatatatatatatatatatatatatatatatatatatatatatatatatatatataactatatatatatataactatatatataactatatagtactggaactctttcttggttgtaactcggagtttcacgcatagtgcgataaTCAGACAACTGTTGTCTATGCGTGAAtatccgagttacaaccaagaaagagttccagtagtacctaaactatatatatatatttaagtaGAATTCATCATGCATTCATGAGTGGAAAAATCCTGTCGATGTCTTCTAGTTCTGAACCCAGAAACGATGACGTCATAATACTAATAAATAGCAAACTTGTTCAGTTTATATGGACTTTGTCAATTCTGTTTCGCCTTGTGTTTTGAAGTGGCAACGTGAAATAACTtattttacaaagtaaacagGTACTAGGTAATTTGTCACTACTATCTAACGTTGTATGCGCCTCGGCGATGAAATCATCTTCTAACCTTTTC comes from Glandiceps talaboti chromosome 11, keGlaTala1.1, whole genome shotgun sequence and encodes:
- the LOC144442568 gene encoding uncharacterized protein LOC144442568, translated to MASVNDIAGGPTRVALWTYPRTRSVPVEFAMATQKHTAVYHELYYTSYLFGDEIGDDDEDEWPEYSYGAVKTTFETCNPDMSVVFSKDMAFSLQGNFNLIPRGFKHTFLIRNPEKSIASLYKAFCGTESRHPEERAVQMSGVQELYEFYVHVINKLKQPPIIIDSDDLVRFPGQILRKYCDKVGIKYSESMLSWNQGKEKVERWPEPLQDATFMYDDALNSCGFDYNLSSLGSCDLSTLPPILKTCIESCKPLYQEMRLKRIKPDTFETEI